A part of Aquibium oceanicum genomic DNA contains:
- a CDS encoding response regulator encodes MEAKRITTRNSVTKNMPQKVLIVEDEYLIALDMEAALEDAGFISAGIASTREEVRAKVRQNRPDIALVDLHLADGLTGHLIGEELGKLGARVVFVTANPSLVAQGVPHALGVIEKPADEDSLLDVVRWASEASMHTQTSQLPPRFQRFA; translated from the coding sequence ATGGAGGCGAAGCGGATTACGACCCGCAACAGTGTGACGAAGAACATGCCACAGAAAGTGCTTATAGTAGAAGACGAGTATCTGATCGCCCTCGATATGGAAGCGGCCCTTGAGGACGCAGGATTCATATCGGCGGGGATTGCATCGACGCGGGAAGAAGTGCGTGCGAAAGTCAGGCAGAACCGTCCCGACATCGCGCTCGTCGATCTGCACCTTGCCGATGGACTGACGGGGCATTTGATCGGGGAGGAACTCGGCAAACTGGGTGCACGGGTCGTCTTCGTTACCGCCAATCCATCCCTGGTGGCGCAAGGGGTTCCTCATGCGCTCGGCGTGATCGAGAAACCGGCAGACGAAGATTCGCTTCTCGATGTGGTGCGATGGGCCTCGGAGGCTTCGATGCACACACAGACCTCTCAGCTACCGCCGCGGTTCCAACGGTTCGCCTAA
- a CDS encoding SDR family NAD(P)-dependent oxidoreductase, with product MGYAERFSLEGRIGLVTGAASGLGLSISQVLAEAGAHVVLTDVDGAALERARAAVKESGGSAEAHVLDVSDRGALRAAADEVAARHGSLDIMVANAGITAGPGYLTDAGQINAVDDTQWDRVLGINLTGVFASIQAAAKHMKRQRSGRILAVASVAGLKSEVMCGYAYTATKAAVVNLVRQAAMELAPYDVMVNGIAPGPFRTNIAGGRIRQPEVEAQFASMVPLGRIADPEEIKGLALLLSSHASSFITGVTIPIDGGIMAK from the coding sequence ATGGGATACGCTGAACGGTTTTCTCTGGAAGGCAGGATCGGCCTTGTCACGGGCGCGGCGAGCGGCCTGGGGCTGTCGATCTCGCAGGTGCTGGCCGAGGCGGGTGCGCATGTCGTGCTGACCGATGTGGACGGCGCCGCGCTGGAGCGCGCGAGGGCTGCAGTGAAAGAGAGCGGCGGCAGTGCCGAAGCGCACGTCCTCGACGTCTCCGACCGCGGGGCGCTCCGCGCGGCGGCCGACGAAGTGGCGGCCAGGCACGGCAGCCTCGACATCATGGTCGCCAATGCCGGCATCACCGCCGGGCCGGGCTATCTCACCGACGCGGGCCAGATCAACGCAGTCGATGATACGCAATGGGACCGGGTGCTGGGCATCAATCTCACCGGCGTCTTCGCCTCGATCCAGGCGGCGGCGAAGCACATGAAGCGGCAGCGCAGCGGTCGTATCCTCGCGGTCGCCTCGGTCGCGGGTCTGAAGTCGGAGGTGATGTGCGGCTACGCCTACACGGCGACGAAAGCCGCGGTAGTCAATCTCGTTCGGCAGGCGGCGATGGAACTCGCGCCGTACGACGTGATGGTCAACGGCATCGCGCCCGGCCCCTTCCGCACCAATATCGCGGGTGGCCGCATAAGACAGCCCGAAGTAGAGGCGCAGTTCGCTTCGATGGTGCCGCTCGGACGGATCGCCGATCCTGAGGAGATCAAGGGGCTGGCACTCCTTCTGTCCTCCCACGCGTCGAGCTTCATCACGGGCGTCACGATCCCGATCGATGGAGGGATTATGGCGAAGTAA
- a CDS encoding LLM class flavin-dependent oxidoreductase yields MKFYMMHLMPYADLDLDYDQKYNSAWITLPNSYYDPKKGAKLYNRYLDELEYADQLGFDGVCVNEHHQNAYGLMPQPGVMAGALARRTKKVKIAILGRALPLLNNPVTVAEEFAMVDNITEGRLIAGFVRGIGAEYHAWSSNPALSHERFHEAHDLIVRAWTETGPFAFEGDQYHFEYVNLWPRPYQNDPHPPIWIPSQGSSETIEWASHPSRRYTYLQTFTPVAMLAKYMQMYKDMAAEHGYEATEDQLGWSVPLYVAETDEIARREAQPHIENFLNKFLRMPKEMLLPPGYLSLKSMMGVMKAKSSIGTKQTIDTVIEKGMFICGSPQTVREKLAEYQSQIGFGHLLTLLQFGTLPAELTRKNMELYANEVMPYLRDHTARKVSVAAE; encoded by the coding sequence ATGAAATTCTACATGATGCACCTGATGCCCTATGCGGATCTCGATCTGGATTACGACCAGAAGTACAATTCCGCCTGGATCACGCTGCCCAACAGCTACTATGATCCGAAGAAGGGCGCCAAGCTCTACAACCGCTATCTCGACGAACTCGAATATGCCGACCAACTCGGCTTCGATGGCGTGTGCGTCAACGAGCACCACCAGAACGCCTATGGGCTGATGCCGCAGCCGGGCGTCATGGCGGGGGCGCTGGCGCGGCGGACCAAGAAGGTGAAGATCGCGATCCTCGGACGCGCGCTGCCGCTGCTCAATAACCCCGTCACCGTCGCGGAAGAATTCGCGATGGTGGACAACATCACCGAGGGCCGCCTGATCGCCGGCTTCGTGCGCGGCATCGGTGCGGAGTATCACGCCTGGAGTTCAAATCCCGCGCTCTCTCACGAACGTTTTCATGAGGCGCACGACCTCATCGTTCGGGCCTGGACCGAGACGGGGCCGTTCGCCTTCGAGGGCGACCAGTATCACTTCGAATACGTGAACCTGTGGCCTCGGCCCTACCAGAACGATCCGCATCCGCCGATCTGGATCCCGTCTCAAGGTTCGAGCGAGACCATCGAATGGGCCTCGCACCCGTCGCGCCGCTACACCTATCTGCAGACCTTCACGCCGGTGGCGATGCTGGCCAAGTACATGCAGATGTACAAGGACATGGCTGCCGAGCACGGCTACGAGGCCACCGAGGACCAGCTCGGCTGGTCGGTGCCGCTCTATGTGGCGGAGACCGACGAGATCGCCCGCCGTGAGGCACAGCCGCACATCGAGAACTTCCTCAACAAGTTCCTGCGCATGCCCAAGGAGATGCTGCTGCCGCCGGGCTATCTGTCGCTCAAATCGATGATGGGCGTCATGAAGGCGAAGTCCTCGATCGGCACGAAGCAGACGATCGATACGGTGATCGAGAAGGGCATGTTCATCTGCGGCAGCCCGCAGACCGTGCGCGAGAAGCTGGCGGAGTACCAGTCGCAGATCGGCTTCGGCCATCTGCTGACGTTGCTGCAGTTCGGGACGCTGCCGGCCGAACTGACGCGCAAGAACATGGAACTCTACGCCAACGAAGTGATGCCTTACCTGCGCGACCACACAGCCAGGAAGGTCTCGGTCGCCGCCGAGTAA
- a CDS encoding GntR family transcriptional regulator — translation MDLRSTENCDILSIIVHSSIQLAETCRPPTLHAKTMLKTDAGVPNRMASTDGAALAEREGTDAAGAVETAYRFIRGAIISGDLRSGETLQEARLAERIGVSRTPVREALSRLSNEGLVVLERYRRGQVASFSQREVAEIFRLRAKLEAHGARRAARRITDADIARLDALEVEMESVFAEFGWHRHLARFDQLNNEFHALIARAADSPRLERILASSLELPASIFNVYAEPVEERTRRTHRQHHEIISALKARNADWAEAAMGAHLFSILNDPDPEP, via the coding sequence TTGCCGCCCTCCTACCTTGCATGCGAAGACTATGCTGAAAACCGATGCGGGAGTGCCGAACAGGATGGCCAGCACAGACGGAGCGGCGCTCGCCGAACGGGAAGGGACGGACGCAGCCGGAGCTGTGGAGACGGCGTATCGCTTCATCCGCGGTGCGATCATCTCGGGCGACCTTCGCTCGGGGGAAACGCTTCAGGAGGCCAGGCTCGCCGAGCGCATCGGCGTCAGCCGCACGCCGGTGCGCGAGGCCCTGAGCCGGCTTTCCAACGAGGGCCTGGTCGTGTTGGAACGCTACCGGCGCGGCCAGGTCGCCAGTTTTTCGCAGAGAGAGGTCGCCGAGATCTTCCGGCTGCGTGCGAAGCTCGAGGCGCATGGAGCGCGACGCGCGGCGCGACGCATCACCGATGCCGACATCGCGCGCCTCGATGCGCTCGAGGTGGAGATGGAGAGCGTGTTCGCCGAATTCGGGTGGCATCGGCATCTCGCCCGCTTCGATCAGTTGAACAACGAATTTCATGCGCTCATTGCCAGGGCCGCGGACAGCCCCCGGCTCGAACGCATCCTGGCATCGTCGCTGGAGCTTCCCGCGTCCATTTTCAACGTCTACGCGGAGCCCGTCGAGGAGCGGACAAGGCGCACGCACAGGCAGCACCACGAGATCATCTCCGCCTTGAAGGCACGGAATGCCGATTGGGCCGAGGCCGCGATGGGGGCTCATCTGTTCTCGATCCTCAACGATCCCGATCCGGAACCCTGA
- a CDS encoding sensor histidine kinase, with the protein MTVADARAETNPLPIEVASFRVLTDSMPQMVWSTRPDGHHDYYNARWYEFTGVSPGSTDGEEWAGMFHPDDRPEAWKRWLHSLETGDPYEVEYRLRHHTGEYRWTIGRAAPIRDERGRIVRWIGTCTDINDSKAVAEENEILSRELSHRIKNIFSVLGGLISLSARQFPEAREFAKALRQRIAALGRANEFVRPHSEKSRPLIGRTTLIGLIQMLASPYPAFEGGRIRISGDDVPVDDRGATPVSLIFHELLTNSLKHGSLSTAEGLVEITLRAEDGSVHIAWVESGGPLVSAAPTELGFGTTLTEISAEGQLGGQLERFWKADGLTVRLRVPLARLYRASDA; encoded by the coding sequence ATGACTGTGGCTGACGCGCGCGCCGAGACGAACCCCCTTCCGATCGAGGTGGCATCCTTCAGGGTGCTCACGGACTCGATGCCGCAAATGGTCTGGTCTACGAGGCCCGACGGGCATCACGACTACTACAATGCACGATGGTATGAATTTACCGGGGTATCGCCTGGCTCCACAGACGGCGAGGAATGGGCGGGTATGTTCCATCCGGACGACCGGCCGGAGGCATGGAAACGGTGGCTTCATTCACTCGAAACGGGCGATCCTTATGAAGTGGAGTACCGACTCCGCCACCACACCGGCGAGTATCGGTGGACCATCGGGCGTGCAGCACCCATCCGCGATGAGCGTGGACGGATCGTGCGATGGATCGGGACCTGTACGGATATCAACGACTCCAAGGCTGTAGCGGAAGAAAACGAGATCCTGAGCCGCGAACTCAGTCATCGCATCAAGAACATTTTTTCGGTGCTTGGAGGGCTGATCTCCCTTTCTGCACGGCAATTCCCCGAAGCGCGAGAGTTCGCGAAGGCACTCCGTCAGCGGATTGCGGCACTCGGCCGTGCGAACGAGTTCGTCAGGCCGCACAGCGAAAAGTCCCGGCCCCTGATCGGTCGCACAACCTTGATCGGGCTCATACAAATGCTGGCGAGCCCGTACCCCGCATTCGAGGGAGGTCGCATCAGGATCAGTGGAGACGATGTGCCGGTCGACGATCGCGGCGCCACACCCGTCTCGCTGATCTTCCACGAGCTTCTGACGAACTCACTGAAGCACGGTTCGCTCTCGACAGCGGAAGGGCTGGTCGAAATCACCCTCCGCGCGGAAGACGGCTCTGTTCACATCGCATGGGTCGAATCGGGAGGGCCCCTCGTATCGGCTGCTCCGACCGAACTGGGCTTCGGTACCACGCTCACCGAGATCAGCGCCGAAGGTCAACTGGGTGGTCAGCTGGAGCGATTCTGGAAGGCCGATGGATTGACGGTGCGCCTGCGGGTTCCGTTGGCTCGCCTGTACCGGGCAAGTGACGCTTAG
- a CDS encoding alpha/beta fold hydrolase: protein MAHEESFETVTGCRIRMMRKGKGEPLLFLHGATGVPRWLPFMDMLAEKYDLIVPEHPGFGSSDTPDWLDNIGDLAFFYLDLIEHLGLEKVHLLGTSIGGWIAAELATRSCESIKTLTLVAPAGIHVKGVKKGDIFMWSPEETAQNLFHNQEIAKAVPQPANEDELMVVLKNRLMTAKLGWQPRMYNPHLKKWLHRVDVPTLIIWGDDDKLIPAAYGQAYRDLIPNSSLEVIAECGHLPHVEKAQEFTSKVVSFIEGAA from the coding sequence ATGGCGCACGAGGAATCATTCGAAACCGTCACCGGTTGCCGGATCCGCATGATGCGGAAGGGCAAGGGCGAGCCGCTGCTTTTCCTGCATGGTGCAACAGGCGTGCCGCGCTGGCTGCCCTTCATGGACATGCTGGCCGAGAAGTACGACCTGATCGTACCGGAACACCCCGGCTTCGGGTCGTCCGACACACCCGACTGGCTCGACAATATCGGCGACCTCGCCTTTTTCTATCTCGATCTGATCGAGCATCTCGGGCTTGAAAAGGTGCATCTGCTCGGCACGTCGATCGGCGGCTGGATTGCCGCCGAACTCGCGACGCGCTCATGCGAGAGCATCAAGACTCTGACGCTGGTCGCTCCGGCGGGCATCCACGTGAAAGGCGTCAAGAAGGGCGATATCTTCATGTGGTCGCCCGAGGAAACGGCGCAGAACCTCTTCCATAACCAGGAGATCGCCAAGGCGGTGCCGCAGCCGGCCAACGAGGACGAATTGATGGTCGTGCTGAAGAACCGGCTGATGACGGCCAAGCTCGGCTGGCAGCCGCGCATGTACAACCCGCACCTGAAGAAGTGGCTGCACCGCGTGGACGTGCCGACGCTGATCATCTGGGGCGACGACGACAAGCTCATCCCCGCCGCGTACGGACAGGCCTATCGCGACCTCATCCCGAACTCCTCGCTCGAGGTGATCGCCGAATGCGGGCATCTGCCCCATGTCGAAAAGGCGCAGGAATTCACCTCAAAGGTCGTCAGCTTCATCGAAGGAGCCGCGTGA